The Ruminococcaceae bacterium R-25 genomic interval TGAAAATAACGAGAAGACCCAGCAGGTAATAAACGACACGGAAGAATATGTCGATTACCTGAATAAGGAGATCTCATACTACATTTCACACGCCATGGTTTTCGACATGTCCGAAAAGCATGCTGTCGCGATGAGCGCTCTGTTTAAGATCACGGGTAACATCGAGCGAATGGGTGACCACGCCATCAACATCTCAGGATATGCGAATCTTCTTGAGAAAAAAGGTTTAAAGCTCTCAGACAAAGCAAGAGCGGAAGTAAGCCAGATGGTAGCTACCACCAAAGATGCATATAACATCCTTTTGGGAAGCAAGCCGGGTTCTGTTCATATCAAGATGGCCCAGATGGAGCAGAAGATCGATGATATGACGGAAGACTACAGAGAGCACCAGTTGGAGAGACTTAAGTCAGGCGTCTGCTCAGGTGATGCATGCGTAATCTATTCCGAGATGCTTACAGACTTCGAGCGTTTGGGAGACCACATGTTAAATATCGCTGAAGCTGCCGCAGAGTCCAAACTCGTTACCTTAAAGCTTCCTGAAGAAGCTCCTGAAGTAGAGAGCAAGGGCAAAGGCAAGGATAAGATCGCTGCAGCCAAGGCATAAAAATAGACGGCTATCTATATATCAGACAAAACAGTCCGGAGATATTAAATGAACGAATCAGGAAAAAGCATAGTAAATGTCGTATTGTTTGAACCGGAAATCCCGCAAAATACCGGTAACATTATGCGCACCTGTGTTGCTACGGGCGCCACGCTCCACATCATTGGACCTGTAGGCTTCGATATAGATAATCCTGAGTTCAAGAGGGCTTCGACCAACCACATCACATGGGCTGATTATACTTTGTACGATTCCTGGCAGGACTTCTGTGACAAGAATGAAGGCGAGTATTTCTTCATGACACGTTACGGCAAGGTTCCGCCTTCTTCAATTGATTTCAAGGCTGCTTCAGAAAAGTCTGAGATTTATCTCATATTCGGAAAAGAGAGCACAGGCATACCCGGCGAGATCTTAAGGGCAAACCTCGACAGGTGCTTCAGGATCCCGATGGCAGCAGACTGCAGATGCCTTAATGTTTCAAACGCAGCTGCAGTAGCTATTTATGAAGTATTGAGACAGCTTAACTATCCCGGCCTCTCGTTCAAAGAAGAACAGAAGGGCGAGGATTTCTTAGAGCAGAATTATTCCTACGACGAAACGCTCAGAAGAAAGCGTAAATAATTACTTGTCATTATATATATATGCTACAAGGACTAATATTCCCATAACGATTCCGACGCCGGCTGTAATGAAACCTGCGATGCACTTGCCTTTTCCGCCGCAGTCTTTCTTTGTAAGGCCGACGATGGAGAATATGATCGCAAGAATTCCAGGGATCATATTAAAGATCGTTGTCCAATAAGTTGCAGCAGTAACGATACCGAAGATCATGCCCAAAGTAGCAAAAGTATTGCGCTTGGGCTGCTGGAACGGAGTAATTACAACGGACTGCTGGTATGCAGGCTGCTGATATACCGGTTGCTGATATACAGGCTGCTGGTAAACAGGCTGGACGGGCTGCGCTGACTGTGTATAAGGCTGCGCAACGATAGGCTGAATAGGTGCTGCCTGAAATGCATCAGGACCCGGTGCAGGAGCCGGAGCGGGCTCAGAAACAGAAGCTGTCTGGTTTACAGCTGCGCCGCAGTTTGAGCAGAAAGACTCCCCGTCCTGGATAAAAGAACCACATTGTTCGCAAAACATATAATCTACCCCCAAATAAAAAGTGTTTATCAATTAGAGATTGTATCACACATAAAAAAAGCCCGCATTGATTTTGCGGGCCTTTTGAAGTTTTTAAATAAACGATCAGAAATCTACTCTGTAACCGTCGATGTGAAGAACACCAGTTACATAGCCGTTTTCTGTATTCAGGTAATCACCGTCGATGTAGAAAGTGTTGGAATCGTTAACTGCTTCGCCTGTGGCACTGACATCCATGATAGATTCCCACTCTTCGCTCCATGAAGGATCTGAAACGATTGCACTGTAAACCAATCCGTAGTATCCGACTGTGGCAATGACGCCGAGAATTGTTAATATGAGTCCTGCAATAGCCTTGCCTTTTCCGCCGGCATTCTTCTTTGCGAGTCCTACGATGGAGAAGATCAAGCCGAGAAGGCCCAAAATAGCTGTGGTGAAAATGTTGAATACCGGAATCCAGAATAAAACAAGAGTGAGGATACCGAATACAAGACCTGCTGTAGCTGCGCCGTTGCCAAGCTTCGCGGGCTTTGCAGATGCTACCTGCTGATAGACCGGCTGCTGATATACAGGCTGCTGGTAAACGGGCTGAACTGCCTGGGGCTGCTGATATACGGGCTGCTGGTAAACCGGCTGTACGGGTTGTGGCTGTTGATATACGGGCTGAACCGGCTGAGGTGCAGGTACTGCTGCGGCTACAGGTGCTGCTGCAACGGAAGCAGGTCCGGGTGCGGGAGCAGGTGCAGCTTGCTGCTGAACTGCAGGCTGAGCTGCGGGTGTGCCGCAGTTAGAACAAAATGACTGTCCGTCAGGAATAAAAGAACCGCATGATTCACAATACATAATCTACCCCTCCTGTTAATTACAATACTTTTTGCAGGAACGCCTGAAGTCTCTCGTTCTGAGGATTCGTGAAGATCTGTTCAGGTGTATTCTCTTCGATGATTTTACCACAGTCCATAAATATAACGCGAGTACCGACTTCTCTAGCAAAGCCCATCTCGTGCGTTACGCAGACCATTGTCATTCCGGCCTTTGCGAGGTTCTTCATTACTTCGAGAACTTCGCCTACCATCTCAGGATCCAAAGCGCTTGTCGGCTCATCGAAAAGCATTACTTCAGGATCCATCGCAAGAGCTCTGACAATAGCGATTCTCTGCTTCTGACCGCCTGAGAGCTGCGAAGGATAAGCGTTAGCACGGTCAGCAAGACCGACTCTGTCTAAAAGGGCAAGAGCTTTTTTCTCTGCTTCTTCCTTGGAAAGACCATGAAGCTTCATGGGAGCTATAGTCATGTTCCTTAAGATCGTAAGGTGAGGGAAGAGATTAAAATGCTGGAAGACCATTCCCATCTTCTGTCTGAGCTTATTGATATCAGTCGCAGGTGACATGATATCGCTGCCGTCAAATGTGATGGTGCCGCCTGTAGGGCGCTCTAAAAGATTTAAAGACCTTAAGAAAGTGGATTTGCCTGAACCTGAAGGTCCGATAACAACTACCACTTCGCCCTTTTTGATGTCAGTAGTGACACCGTCCAAGGCCTTTACTTCACCATCGTTATAGTACTTTTTAAGATCCTTTACGGATATGATTACATTATCAGCGCTCACTGTTCTTGAGCCTCCTTTCGAGCAACGATACAAGCCAGCTGAAGAACATGACGATCACGAGATAGATGATCGCAACTGCAATGAGCGGCATGAACGCAGAATATGTTCTGGATCTTATGATGTCGCCGCCTTTTGTAAGTTCCTGGAGTCCGACATAGCCTGATACTGAAGTCTCTTTGATGAGAACGATGAATTCGTTTGCGAGAGCGGGAAGAACGGTCTTAAATGCCTGAGGGATGATGATGAAAGCCATTGTCCTTACATAACCGAATCCCAAAGAACGACCTGCTTCGAACTGTCCCTTGTCGACACTCATGATGCCGCCTCTGATGATCTCGGCAACGTAAGCACCGGAGTTGATACCGAATGCCAATGTTGCAACGAGGATCTTGTTATTGGATGAAGCGAAAATAACGAAGTAGATGATCATGAGCTGGACTACTACAGGAGTTCCTCTGATGACCGTAAGATAGATTCCGCAGAGTTTATAGAAGAAATAGAGGACTGCTTTTCCGAAGCCGCCTTTGAGTTCTTCTTTCAGTGTGTCATAAGAAGACCTTACGAGCGCTACGATGACACCTAAAACGATACCCAGAAGAACTGCGAAGAATGTAACCTGGAAAGTAACACCCAAGCCTTTGACGATATACATGTAACGGCCGTCGGTGATGAAGTTGTTTTCAAAATCGAGCCAGAAGGAGCTCGCAAAGAAAGCGCTTCTGACTGAAGCGATCCATGAAGGAATTTCAGCCAAAGGCATAAACAACAAAAAGTAAGCAATGAAAGCCGCCAACGCGATCGCTATGATCACGATAAGCGTGTTTCTGATCTTTGATTTATTAGATTTTTTCGCGCTCATTAGATGTCCCTCGGATTTTTAAGTGTCGACCCTTAAAAAATATCCTTAATTATAAATAATGAAAGAGCGGAAATACAGACCATATTTCCGCTCTTGTGTTGTTTGTTTTCGAATTAGTTTACGAAAGATTATTTGTTTGCTGCTGCAACAAATGCCTTAGCAGGCTCATTGTCGATAACAACTGCATCGATCTTGCCGGACTGGAGTGCGATGATCGCATCGTTACCCTTTGCGAAACGCTCAACTCTGTCTTCACCGATATCGTCTGTCATGTAGATGTCGCCTGTTGTACCTGTCTGAACACCAACCTTGTATGTGCCGGAAAGGAGCTTATCTACGTCTGTGATCTCAGAACCTTCAACTACGATAACGGACTGAACGCCTGTAGCATAAGGTGTAGAGAAGTTAACGGACTTAAGTCTGTCTTCTGTAACTGTCATGCCTGCGCAGCCGATGTCATACTTACCAGCCTGAACGCCTGCGATGATGGAATCGAACTCAACGTCTTCGATAACGAGCTCAAGACCGAGCTTGTCAGCAACTGCCTTAGCGATCTCAGGGTCGATGCCAACGATAGCTTCGCCTTCGTGATACTCATAAGGCTGGAAGAAAGCGTTTGTAGCCATGATGAGCTTGCCCTCTTCGATAGTTGTGAACTCAGGGTATGTGCTCTGTACAGATTCTTTCTTCTCAATAGTAGCGCCTGCAGGGATGTACTTCTCGATGATGGAAGGAATTGTGCCGTCTTCTGTGAGCTCAGCGAGAGCCTGGTCGATAGCTGCCTTGAGTCCTTCATTTTCCTTGCTGATTGCCATAGCGTAATCTTCTACTGCATAAGCTGTATCAAGGATCTTGAGGTTCTTCTTGGACTGTCCGCAAGATGTCATTCCGAGCAAAAGTGCTACAGAAAGGAAAGCTGCTGCGAATCTAGAAAGTGTCTTCATAACAATCTCCTTTTGTTATAGTTTGGATATCGGTATCTTACGCTATGAAAGGTTATAAGGTATATGCACAAAAACCCTAAAATTTGTGTATTCTTTCGTTTGCTCATTAGTCTTTTTTTAAATATAATAATTTCAGATTTTTCGGAAAGGTCGTTGGGGATGATCTATGAAGAGGGTATTGATTCTCGGTTGCAATGAATTAACAAAGCGCTTGCTTGCTGAACTTTGCAGGTATCAATCCTATGTTTCAGGCATTTGTCTGGCTTCCCGTAACAAGGAAGACTGCGATGAATTAAGGGAACTTGCGCTCTCAATGGGCGTCAGAGTAACAACTGCGGGAATTGACATGAATAATGTTGAGGGTGCAATGATGATGGTAAGGATCTTTGCACCTGATATAGTCGTAAATCTTCTGCCGCCTGAACTGGCGCTTGCAGCTATGGACCTTGCCATCAAGGCAAAGGCAGATTATATTGACGGAACTCTTTTCGGTGTACCCGAATTCCCGTCACCCATCTCGCTCCTGTCAAAGCAGTTCGAGAAGTTCAAAGATTTCCAGAACAACTGCAAAACAGCTGTATGCGGAACGGGACTTGTTCCCGGCGCTGCCAACACGATAATAAGACATGCCGGCTTATATCATTTCAAGAAGATCAAGAGCATCGACATCATCTCCGTATCAGGAGAGGCTAAAGAGACAGCAAAAGGCAGGAAGAAGGACGTAGACACCAATCTCTATTCCGAAGATATCAAGCCGCCTCTTATCCCGGTCTTGAATGCAGATAATGCCAAGAAAGTCTTCTATATCGAAGAG includes:
- a CDS encoding amino acid ABC transporter membrane protein (PAAT family): MSAKKSNKSKIRNTLIVIIAIALAAFIAYFLLFMPLAEIPSWIASVRSAFFASSFWLDFENNFITDGRYMYIVKGLGVTFQVTFFAVLLGIVLGVIVALVRSSYDTLKEELKGGFGKAVLYFFYKLCGIYLTVIRGTPVVVQLMIIYFVIFASSNNKILVATLAFGINSGAYVAEIIRGGIMSVDKGQFEAGRSLGFGYVRTMAFIIIPQAFKTVLPALANEFIVLIKETSVSGYVGLQELTKGGDIIRSRTYSAFMPLIAVAIIYLVIVMFFSWLVSLLERRLKNSER
- a CDS encoding polar amino acid transport system substrate-binding protein; its protein translation is MKTLSRFAAAFLSVALLLGMTSCGQSKKNLKILDTAYAVEDYAMAISKENEGLKAAIDQALAELTEDGTIPSIIEKYIPAGATIEKKESVQSTYPEFTTIEEGKLIMATNAFFQPYEYHEGEAIVGIDPEIAKAVADKLGLELVIEDVEFDSIIAGVQAGKYDIGCAGMTVTEDRLKSVNFSTPYATGVQSVIVVEGSEITDVDKLLSGTYKVGVQTGTTGDIYMTDDIGEDRVERFAKGNDAIIALQSGKIDAVVIDNEPAKAFVAAANK
- a CDS encoding tRNA (cytidine/uridine-2'-O-)-methyltransferase encodes the protein MNESGKSIVNVVLFEPEIPQNTGNIMRTCVATGATLHIIGPVGFDIDNPEFKRASTNHITWADYTLYDSWQDFCDKNEGEYFFMTRYGKVPPSSIDFKAASEKSEIYLIFGKESTGIPGEILRANLDRCFRIPMAADCRCLNVSNAAAVAIYEVLRQLNYPGLSFKEEQKGEDFLEQNYSYDETLRRKRK
- a CDS encoding amino acid ABC transporter ATP-binding protein (PAAT family): MSADNVIISVKDLKKYYNDGEVKALDGVTTDIKKGEVVVVIGPSGSGKSTFLRSLNLLERPTGGTITFDGSDIMSPATDINKLRQKMGMVFQHFNLFPHLTILRNMTIAPMKLHGLSKEEAEKKALALLDRVGLADRANAYPSQLSGGQKQRIAIVRALAMDPEVMLFDEPTSALDPEMVGEVLEVMKNLAKAGMTMVCVTHEMGFAREVGTRVIFMDCGKIIEENTPEQIFTNPQNERLQAFLQKVL
- a CDS encoding saccharopine dehydrogenase-like NADP-dependent oxidoreductase, giving the protein MKRVLILGCNELTKRLLAELCRYQSYVSGICLASRNKEDCDELRELALSMGVRVTTAGIDMNNVEGAMMMVRIFAPDIVVNLLPPELALAAMDLAIKAKADYIDGTLFGVPEFPSPISLLSKQFEKFKDFQNNCKTAVCGTGLVPGAANTIIRHAGLYHFKKIKSIDIISVSGEAKETAKGRKKDVDTNLYSEDIKPPLIPVLNADNAKKVFYIEEGKVVETDPLTIEGKSYSGSKVYLASSPMLTDLLKEFPDAINVRYFKPGRKPAKEHIPPQKKIDFLRDMGLLSDKPVKVNNVEVAPIDLIAAMLPKMSEINNTEEVEEKAKGMASFEIYITGQSKTEDKEITKFYVIQGDNDECYEKYDSNAFDYMKGSALIAGVKLMCKDKWKKPGVFTPAAFDCDTYYESFVMEGLKITEGEGKRFN